In Leptodactylus fuscus isolate aLepFus1 chromosome 9, aLepFus1.hap2, whole genome shotgun sequence, the genomic window GCTGCTGCACTGCAAATGGCAGGAAGGTAAGAGGCAGAACACAGATCTATGGGGCTCGGGACAGAACCACAGCGTTATCTGAGCAAGGCGTGTCCATATCTAAGGTAACACACATTACAATGGCTTTCTTCCAGGCTTGTCTCCATGATTGATAGGAATCACTGACCATGCATATTGTGGTTATTGCTGGGATTAAATCTCAGTCAAGTGCTAGTGGCCTGGCCATAAatattaagctggccatacacattagattttggagGGCCATCACATGTACTGTGTAAAAGGATCGGGGAAACTTTTTGACTGATGGAGATCCAACTGCTGGGACCACATAGATCCAGAGAACAGGGCTCTGGTTACCCGTTCTGATAGAGCGGCAGGGCATATCCAGTCATGCTCTATCTCAGCTTTAGTTTTGATGCAGGTTTTTGTACAATTTTGGATTTTGTAGGTGAATCATGTTAAATAAATTTAATTCACCTTTAAAATTATGACCCCCTGCATAAGACAGACTTTGTAGGTGGGGTCAAAAATAtagacgttaaaggggttgtccaggtgtaacataaaaaagaaTGAAATCATACTCACATGTCCCAAGTGCTCCAGTGTCCACAAATGCAAACAATGGACCATTTCAGCACGTGCCGTGCTGTCACTACCTAAGTCCTGCATCGGGGAAGgtgtaatataataaaaataaatcatccTCACTTGTCCCTGGCACTCTGGTGTCCGCTGTCGCTGTCTGTCCAGGCATGTGTCATGCCTTCACCAACAGGAATCCTGCACCGCACGTGaacgctgaggccactgattggaaaGGACCCAATGACGTCACTCACACATATCGCTGAGTCTTATCTTGTGGTTGCTGAgacctcaatggtcacatgtggGGCAGGCCGTGGTGCCCTTTCACTCAATGTCATTTTAGCTAAATTACAATACTCTCTAGAGATTACTGGATGCCAGAATGAAACATTCTATGTAAAATAACAAttcatcttttcttagaattcgTTGTTGTTGTTCCTCATTTATTTCTCCTAGATATTATACATTAAATAATAACTGGATGTTGCCAGTATCTAATCAGAACGGAAGAAGAAGACAAAATAACAAACCCCATTAAGGTGCCTTAAATCCCTTCTGCTCGTCCGCTGCAGGACCAGAAGAACGGAATTAACAGTTAAGATGGTGTGTTGAATGATGGACAACAATGTATCCTGAGGGACCCTGAATATACTGGGGTGGGGTCCATTGGAAATCTATTACTATCTCACTGACATCACCAGATAAAAAAATTAGGCTTGCAGGGCTGTTTCAGCTGAAATTTCAGGTGGACTCTGTGCTGGACAGACACTTAGCCTTCGTTCAtgtctgcgttggtattccatccggggggagtCTGCATGCCCTCCCCCCCCGAAACGGCATACCAAACGCAGTTGCATGCGCTGTTGCACAttacaatgaaagcacacggaccccatagactataatggggtccgtgtgcttcccacgcgctgcccgcatgaatcatgcagacaggaaagtagattgtgaactactttcctgtctgcatgatccatgCGGAGATCTAGTGgcaagcactcggaccccattatagtctatggggtccgtgtgctttcactggcgcttgcagttgcattcggtattccattcgggggggtcctcaggcggactcccccaaatggaataccaacgcagatgagaACGAAGGGTAACTCAGATGTGAAGGTAAACTTTCTATGGCGGCCCCTGACAGCAGTTTCTGAAACCATTGCAGCAGTGATCAGGTCTATATGGGTCCACTAACCTtaattttgtaatgtttttaaGACCTGCATATTGCACAGAGAGGGAGCCCTCGCTGCAGCCTTGTCTCACATTGACAGTTTGCTACATAGCTGCCACAGTGACAATGTAGGGGTGACTAGAACATTGGACTGACAACGGGGCAGGGTTAGGTATGGGCTTAGGGGGCACTGCAATGTTTAAAGCGGCAGCACTCAGATCAGCAGGCATGTGGATCTATGGGGATGATCTTGTAAGAACATTATTAAGACGCGGCATGGAGTTCTGGTTCCCTCTAGTGGTAATAATTGAAAATGACTCCTCAAATGAGTGAAGAGAATACAGAAGGAGTGAtgtctctcattagggagagGCAGTACAAGGACTTAGCAAGTTATACATGGCCtaataagaattctgggtaacgAATATGCAAATAATCCCTCATTGGTAAAAAGATGACTTGGCTCCTAGCGCTAGCTATAGGAAATTATTTGAACAGAAAACATAAAGACACATAACCCATCTGAAATTTATATTAAATGCCATAGATCTTCTGCCATTAAATTATATTAATTTAAGATCACAATaaaatgatatatacagtatatacatataaatactaTTAATCCAGAAATCGAGAAAGGTCTTCCTTGATTTCGGCCTCATCCCAAGGTCCATGTATGTTGTCTTTGAAGAGCTGTAATCTGATTAAACAGTATGGACATAGAAAGGCCACAGATATCAGAAGCAAGAAGTAGAGAAGGGCTCCAACTCCAGATATACTCAACAGTCCAGCCACAGAGAACAAAGCAAACAAAAATGTCACACAGATATATGTCCGAGGAGTGTAAGCCCTAAGTTTTCTCTGCAGACTGGGCCAAAGAGCAAAAATCTGGATGGCAAAGGTCACCATGGTAAAAGCATGGAGGGAACGAGGCAGGCGGGAAGCCAGACACACAGAAGCAAATATGGCCATATTGATTGACATTGTGCTAGAGACTACAGCCGCGTTGGCTCCATAGTCAAAGAAGACAAGGTGTCCTATGAGCATGAGAACAGACATGGCGTATATGGTGTCTGTGCTTATTGACTCTGTCAGTGTCTTCagtacaggagagaagccataggTAAATGCTATAAACACAAGGGAACTCTTCAGGTCAGCCCAGCGTGTCCGGCCACATTCCTTCCGGCCTGCACCGTTGTCAACAGCATCAAAAAGAAGGTAACCAAGAAGTGTAAAGGCCAAACCCACCCCACACAGCTTCTGAGGGGACAACAGGTCTTCGTCCATGTACCACCAGATAACGGAGAAGGAACAGACGCTGCATAGTTGCTGAATGACCATGGCGGACTCAAATACCACAGCCCAATAGCTATAGCGCCGCACATAGATGTTCTTCCTCAGTTCCTCCAGGAAGCTCTTGTCAACATAATTGTCTGGAAAAGGCTGACGTTCATATAAGACCTTCTTCCATCTAGGCGGCTCGCTCATAAGGTCTGCTGGGGCGCTGCCTCCCCATGTCGCACCTCTATAGTGGCCTGAGTCAGGAGTCTGCAGAACGGGACTCATCTTCTTATTAGAACTCGAGAAAATCGATCTTTGAAGTGGATTCAAAAATCATTACCTGTAACAGAAGAGAAAAATATTCATGTACAACATTCATTCAGGGGTAACAATTCCTTGTTGCTTCTCAGGTCTTCCACCATTCTTGGGATCATGGTCTCCATTGATGACGTTTCAACACAGATAAGTTACTCTGCTGTCTAGGTCAAAATATCAATGGTGGAAGCCTGGATATAGATTCCTGCTGGGGAATATGGAACGTGTGGCATGAGACGGGCAGAGGATTGGAAAAGTCTGTATCACTTATTTTACCATGTTGTAGAATGAAAgcataaatacattttgtaatatactttattaaccaattttgtctcctttctgtgaaaacctGACTTTCTTTATTGTTTCCCTTGCTCCTCTATTAAGAGCTACCCCTGTATCTGTGTGTAATGCAGAGAAAATAAGGATGGGAGAGGGTCAATTCAAACttatatcttgggcattataaaatgtagaaacttgcttctggtgtcGTATGAAAAAAAGATAATCTCATCATTCATATGATACTAAGGATGCAGTTCTAGCTACTACTTTCAGAGATATTATCAGTGGCTTGAGGgctgctgcatataaatatcccaatccctaCTGTGTTTTCAACTGATAAGATCTCTGGAAGAAATATATAGAATCACAACCTTAGtgtcatatataaaaaaaatgagaatctcttctttcatatgacaccagaagaaagtttctacattttgTAATGCTTAAGATATGACTGTTTGAAATGACCCTCCAGAGGGATGTGCCATCACTCTATGATCATGGTCGGTCCAACCTCTGGGATCCTACACCGACCCAAAGAATAAAgcactgattcacatctgcagccCATTCTCAGTTTTTCCATGCACATAGGTGCTTATAACCACCTGGCTGTGTAAGGTAGTGCAGCAGGTCACATACACTGGTATATAGCTGTGCTGCAAGAAAAGGCAGTGAAAGGGCCACAACACAAAGAAGAGCAGGCGACTTAAAGTTCTGTAACAGATAAAATATATCAATGTATAGTGTAAGATCTATAAGCAACATGGATCTAAAAATTAGAACATTGCCTCTATTGTGTTGAATGTGTTAAGAATATAAAAAACTGCTATGTGTCCTTATCACACTGTGCCCTCCCTGCTCTTCAACAAAATGCAGACCCCTTTATCCGATCTTATAGCACCCCTTTATTCATGTCCTCCAAGACATCCCTTTACTTACATTGCAATAAATGTAATTCTTATTTCTTAACTTCACCAAGTACAATGTCTTCTTCTTTGTAACTACTTAGTATGAACAGATAACACCTCACCAGCAAAACTGGAGAAACAGGTTTTATAAACTGCTGAATCCTGAAAACGTTCAGAAGTGTAATTTACCAATAGAGACAATACAGAAGGAAACATGAAATCTTGTAAATAGCTTGGATTTTAGTTTTTACGACTTAAAGGGGCATGATGGgactaatattgatgacccattcttAAGACTGTccattaatatcagattagtgggggtttGAGCCTTATGAACTGTTGGCAGAAGATGTGTtgccccagaaccagcatagagAAGTCTGATGTATGCACTTATTTTTCTAGCACATGGACTGCAACTTTTTGGTCAACCAGAAGAAGTGATACTATGGCCCAGACCCCTatctatacagaacatatatatatatatactgtaggtctAATACATTATTTATGAATCAACATCTACAAAATTGACCCTAGTCACAAGACTGGTGCCAGAGTCTCTCACAAACAGACCTTTGCGGCCCATTATTGTGTCAGAGCCTCAGCCCACTTTGGTGCATTATGTGACCCTGGTCTCCATGTCTGGTACACACTACAATAAATCTAAAGATCTTTCGATCGTTCACTTACTTTTTTTCTAGGTAGCTGTTTTGAATATTGACCGGATACCCAGACCAGAAGTGTTCTTACGCCAATCCAGTGCAAGAAACACAGCGCCGGCTATTTTACAGCACAGGAAAAGGTAAATAATGCTTCTTAATAAACTATCCTTGTCTAATACTAGCTGTATAATATGGCAGCAGTAACATGGATGTAAGTGTAAGATACCCAATAAACCTTTACCTGTATCACTCCTCAGCCGGTACATTACAGCCTGCTCCTCTGCCTTCCATACTTTTTTGATCACGTAGCAGATGATAAATTACTTGCTGTTGACacttgaatttttaatacatGCTAGATGTATGTCCTGTGATTCCAGATTGCTGCTGACTCTACTCGCTCTTCTGTATGAGAACAGTTTCATTCCTCTCATTCTTCTTCTCATACAGCTCCTTTTTGATCTCTTTTCTGTTGtgcagacactgatgctgaggagtgGAGGCTCTTCTATGTGCTCTCCCCTACTGTATCTACACTCTAATACAGTACAGCATGTGTGATATATTCCGCTCATTCTTATTCTCATACAGCTCCTttgtagagttgagcgatcgcgatcggaattccgacccgatcttttccagcgggatcgagatcggaggttgtctcaagatcggctcaaccccaaaagtgacatttcccatagaaaagcattgactagggttgaggatcgggatcggaaaagatcggattccaatcggcgatcgagcaaatttcacgatcgagatcgggatcggctggaaaatgatcggaaa contains:
- the PIGC gene encoding phosphatidylinositol N-acetylglucosaminyltransferase subunit C, which encodes MSPVLQTPDSGHYRGATWGGSAPADLMSEPPRWKKVLYERQPFPDNYVDKSFLEELRKNIYVRRYSYWAVVFESAMVIQQLCSVCSFSVIWWYMDEDLLSPQKLCGVGLAFTLLGYLLFDAVDNGAGRKECGRTRWADLKSSLVFIAFTYGFSPVLKTLTESISTDTIYAMSVLMLIGHLVFFDYGANAAVVSSTMSINMAIFASVCLASRLPRSLHAFTMVTFAIQIFALWPSLQRKLRAYTPRTYICVTFLFALFSVAGLLSISGVGALLYFLLLISVAFLCPYCLIRLQLFKDNIHGPWDEAEIKEDLSRFLD